From the genome of Anoplopoma fimbria isolate UVic2021 breed Golden Eagle Sablefish chromosome 1, Afim_UVic_2022, whole genome shotgun sequence, one region includes:
- the LOC129102511 gene encoding TRPM8 channel-associated factor homolog, with the protein MSDQRTQAYKSLMKGLCKLDLHGPCVPSDLVLIGDHAFPLAMNSQGQVLMAASLYGRGRIVVLGHEGYLTAFPALVENALTWLRGDGSDHLPVGVHKNIKGVADNLSKSSFQVSVVGAFTDNREVGVYVTDAYCVGADEKDLVAFLKAGGGVLIAGQAWNWAHNNPKENPILHFPGNKVSAVAGIYFTKHYGKVEILDVSPEIPSSWMALRVGTDFTDDLEFLLQGISEFELREGLLASEALVHGPLAFPIGTNEDKQAFLAGAYYGKGRVIVISHESPLKSKKLAPFWKNAIGWLDQGRKGSVGVMPNLKLLKESEIKYEETKLRKDLSVFVCELYSDDGAEEIQNFVAEGGGLLIGGHSWHWASTHHGQNPMTDYPGNKILNKMGLSMLPATISEGLYKAPVPNQVNKDTNHFQSVLRLFAGHVFQGKELTEDQVEHLKKLSLDCANYLNMKAYDSYSYTQMLSILTDIVKSAGMPQVSEKNPVKSPKDHLLLSVGSTLYSVSPDRDALLPYLIKDKPTKRIKINVNTAEEEEWISTGLYLSPGMRTEIIMPANMVNKSWKIQISSQSDYLKHEELKRAASVCEHFPVTSEKIKVWNLWGGLIYLVAPPNTKVEGAEVIVPMAVTAPYYKSGVTTAADWLSLRKAPSPWAELEFDNIILTVPSDLVRDLESLDKVEALWNNIMKGIADLAAIPHKFPRKERMVADVQISAGWMHAGYPVMIHLPSAPELLKPDDARTKGLWGQIHELGHNQQRSCWEFPPNTTECTCNLWSVYVHEELLGLSKEKAHPDMTLTKRKNRIDTYVKGGKKLSDWTLWTALETYMQLQEKFGWDAFKKVFAAYHEIRNYPSDNPGKMNLYAVTFSQTVGMNLSAFFKSWGWPIETATEKKLSNLPSWCDHPMLKYD; encoded by the exons ATGTCCGACCAACGCACTCAGGCCTACAAGTCCCTGATGAAGGGCTTGTGTAAACTAGACCTCCATGGCCCCTGTGTCCCCAGTGACCTGGTGCTGATTGGAGACCATGCCTTTCCTTTAGCAATGAACAGCCAAGGCCAGGTCCTGATGGCAGCCTCTCTGTACGGCCGTGGGAGGATCGTGGTCCTGGGTCACGAGGGATACCTGACGGCCTTTCCTGCTCTGGTAGAAAACGCTCTGACCTGGCTGAGAGGAGATGGATCCGACCACCTGCCTGTAGGGGTCCACAAAAACATCAAGGGAGTCGCTGATAACCTCAGCAAGTCCAGCTTCCAAGTCTCAGTTGTTGGGGCTTTTACTGATAATCGGGAGGTTGGTGTGTACGTGACGGACGCCTACTGCGTTGGTGCAGACGAGAAGGACCTGGTGGCTTTTCTGAAAGCTGGAGGAGGAGTGCTGATAGCAGGGCAGGCATGGAACTGGGCTCACAATAACCCTAAGGAGAACCCAATTCTACACTTTCCAGGGAATAAAGTGTCTGCTGTGGCTGGGATCTACTTTACTAAGCACTATGGGAAGGTTGAGATCCTGGATGTCAGCCCAGAGATCCCATCCTCATGGATGGCTTTACG TGTTGGTACGGATTTTACAGATGACCTAGAGTTCTTACTTCAGGGTATTTCAGAGTTTGAACTCAGGGAAGGTCTTTTAGCTTCTGAGGCTCTGGTCCACGGCCCGCTAGCGTTCCCCATTGGTACCAACGAGGATAAACAGGCGTTCCTGGCAGGAGCCTACTACGGGAAGGGACGAGTCATTGTGATCTCACATGAATCTCCTCTGAAATCAAAG AAACTGGCTCCGTTTTGGAAAAATGCCATTGGTTGGCTGGACCAAGGCCGGAAGGGGTCCGTCGGTGTTATGCCAAACCTCAAACTTCTCAAGGAGTCAGAGATAAAGTATGAGGAGACGAAATTAAGGAAAGACCTGagtgtatttgtttgtgaacTGTACAGCGACGATGGTGCGGAGGAAATCCAAAACTTTgtggcagagggaggaggtctgCTGATTGGTGGACACTCGTGGCACTGGGCCAGTACTCACCATGGGCAAAACCCAATGACAGATTACCCAG GAAACAAGATCCTGAACAAAATGGGTTTGAGCATGTTGCCGGCAACCATTAGTGAAGGCCTCTACAAGGCCCCTGTGCCTAACCAGGTCAACAAAGACACCAACCACTTCCAGTCTGTCCTTCGTCTCTTTGCCGGTCATGTTTTCCAGGGTAAAGAACTTACCGAGGATCAGGTTGAACACCTTAAGAAACTGAGCCTGGATTGCGCCAACTACTTGAACATGAAGGCTTATGACAGCTACTCCTACACACAGATGCTGTCCATCCTCACTGACATAGTGAAGTCCGCAGGCATGCCACAG GTGAGTGAGAAGAACCCTGTGAAGAGCCCCAAAGACCACCTACTCCTCAGTGTAGGGTCAACGTTATACAGTGTGTCCCCAGATCGTGATGCCCTCCTGCCCTACCTCATCAAGGATAAACCAACCAAAAGGATCAAGATTAATGTTAACACAGCAG aagaggaggagtggaTCAGTACAGGCCTGTACCTCTCTCCTGGTATGAGGACCGAGATCATCATGCCAGCAAACATGGTCAACAAGAGCTGGAAG ATCCAGATCAGTTCTCAGTCAGACTACCTGAAACATGAAGAGTTGAAGAGAGCAGCGTCTGTTTGCGAGCATTTTCCTGTAACCTCAGAGAAGATAAAGGTGTGGAACCTGTGGGGGGGACTCATCTACCTGGTGGCACCGCCCAACACAAAGGTGGAGGGGGCGGAGGTCATAGTGCCGATGGCTGTAACTGCTCCTTATTACAAGTctg GTGTCACCACAGCAGCTGATTGGTTGTCGCTGCGTAAAGCTCCCTCCCCCTGGGCAGAGTTGGAGTTTGACAACATCATCCTCACCGTACCTTCAGACCTTGTTCGAGACCTGGAGAGCCTTGATAAGGTGGAAGCACTTTGGAACAACATCATGAAGGGCATCGCTGATCTGGCTGCCATACCACACAAATTTCCCCGCAAAGAACGCATGGTAGCAGACGTGCAGATTTCTGCTG GCTGGATGCATGCAGGCTATCCTGTGATGATACACTTACCTTCAGCACCTGAGCTTCTCAAACCAGACGATGCAAGAACCAAGGGCCTGTGGGGACAAATCCACGAACTGGGACACAACCAACAGAGAAGCTGCTGGGAGTTCCCACCAAACACCACTGAGTGCACGTGCAACCTGTGGTCAGTGTATGTGCACGAAGAGTTGCTGGGGCTGAGCAAGGAAAAG GCTCATCCAGATATGACCTTGACAAAGCGGAAGAACCGTATTGACACGTATGTTAAAGGGGGCAAGAAGCTCAGCGACTGGACCCTATGGACGGCCCTGGAGACATACATGCAG CTCCAGGAGAAGTTTGGCTGGGACGCCTTTAAGAAGGTGTTTGCTGCGTACCACGAGATAAGGAACTATCCCAGTGACAACCCTGGAAAGATGAACCTGTACGCTGTGACTTTCTCCCAGACTGTGGGGATGAACCTGTCTGCGTTCTTTAAGTCCTGGGGCTGGCCCATAGAAACAGCCACTGAGAAGAAACTCTCCAACCTGCCTTCCTGGTGCGACCACCCCATGCTCAAATATGATTAA